From Cervus elaphus chromosome 25, mCerEla1.1, whole genome shotgun sequence, one genomic window encodes:
- the TAS2R1 gene encoding taste receptor type 2 member 1: MLASHLVSHLVLTVIQVLFGIFVNGLIVIVNGTDLIKQRKLIPLDLLVSCLAISRMGIQLAFFYINLALLSLIKFPQFTEKLVVFTFVNDLGLWFATWLSVYYCTKIATVAHPLLFWLKTKISKLVPWLILASLLYTCGTSAVHVKYKWVFYGEDFLSLFFPNVTAPIEVTPSLQFAFLFAEFALPLFIFLISSLLLIFSLGRHAWQVRNTWTGPRNPRTHVHVRAFLSILSFLALYLCHYLIVALIFFQIFKLRSFLFLFCTFTVGSYHSVHSITLILGNPKMKQNAKALLLLGKCGQ; this comes from the coding sequence ATGCTGGCGTCTCACCTTGTTAGCCACCTTGTTTTGACAGTGATACAAGTTCTCTTTGGGATTTTTGTAAATGGCCTCATTGTGATTGTGAACGGTACTGACTTGATCAAGCAGAGAAAGTTGATCCCGCTGGATCTCCTTGTTTCCTGCTTGGCGATTTCCAGGATGGGAATTCAGCTGGCCTTCTTCTACATTAATCTGGCTCTTCTTTCCTTAATTAAATTTCCCCAGTTTACTGAGAAGCTTGTAGTTTTCACATTTGTGAATGATTTGGGACTTTGGTTTGCCACCTGGCTCAGCGTCTACTACTGCACCAAGATCGCTACCGTCGCTCACCCTCTCTTGTTCTGGTTGAAGACGAAGATCTCCAAGTTGGTTCCTTGGCTGATTCTTGCGTCCCTGCTGTATACATGTGGTACTTCTGCTGTGCACGTCAAATATAAGTGGGTATTTTACGGAGAAGATTTCCTGAGCCTTTTCTTCCCCAATGTAACAGCTCCCATCGAAGTAACCCCTAGTTTACAGTTTGCCTTTCTGTTTGCTGAGTTTGCATTGCCATTGTTCATcttcctcatttcttctctgCTCCTGATATTTTCCTTAGGGAGACATGCCTGGCAGGTGAGAAACACATGGACAGGCCCCAGAAACCCTCGCACACACGTGCACGTCAGGGCCTTTCTCTCCATCCTTTCCTTTCTGGCCCTCTATCTCTGCCACTATCTGATCGTGGCTTTgatcttttttcagatttttaagcTTAGAAGCTTCCTATTTCTGTTCTGCACCTTCACGGTTGGTTCATACCACTCCGTCCACTCTATTACTTTAATTTTAGGAAatccaaaaatgaaacaaaatgcaaaGGCGTTGCTCCTCCTTGGAAAGTGCGGTCAGTGA